The following proteins are co-located in the Streptomyces sp. DT2A-34 genome:
- the malQ gene encoding 4-alpha-glucanotransferase, translating to MTEPDRPEPVRDALVDLARAKGVDTWYRAADGTDKPVSRTTLTRVLAALGVDASTPEGIRQSLERHRREQASHLLPPCVVARAGRPARLEVGTDSRVVVDLENGGIREVPAGEPGEPGARTLPGDLPLGYHTLRATSADGWVSTPLIVVPDSIPTPERRGWGFATQLYSVLSDRSWGMGDLGDLKSLARWSGSALGADFVLVNPLHAMLPAASSDHSPYWPSSRYFADPVHLRVDTVPEYTALTGEDKATVDGLAERADRVRERVLSGADLIDRDVVWQLKRAALQLLHRVPPTSEHLRSYREYVAREGQELTDFATARALAEVYGPDWRTWPGPLRHPSSLAVRAERERLAREVEFHRWLAWLVDGQLADAQAAAEEAGMSVGVVHDLAVGVHPGGAEAWALQDCLATGVTAGAPPDAFSAQGQNWRLPPWRPDALARTGYAAYAGLLRRVFRHAGAVRLDHVMGLFRLWWIPEGSAVGEGTYVRYDPEAMLGVLALEALRAGVYVIGEDLGTVESGVRDALAARGVLGTSVLWLTRESTASGEEDPHGAIVPAHRWRRQCLATLTTHDLPSSASWLSGDHVELRHRHGLLSGPLAEEQQAADLLRRTWLDEVARAGCATEDADGAIARLVSLHRYLARTPSVLLAAWLPDVVGDVRSPNLPGTSGSYPNWQLPVSDTHGRPVTLDRLSTAPLARELAAALAPAASTGGSR from the coding sequence GTGACAGAACCCGACCGACCGGAGCCCGTACGGGACGCACTGGTCGACCTTGCCCGCGCCAAGGGTGTGGACACCTGGTACCGCGCCGCGGACGGTACGGACAAGCCCGTGTCCCGAACCACTCTCACGCGGGTGCTGGCCGCCCTGGGAGTCGATGCCTCGACTCCCGAGGGGATCCGGCAGTCACTCGAGCGGCATCGACGGGAGCAGGCGTCACACCTGCTGCCCCCTTGTGTCGTCGCTCGCGCCGGCCGTCCGGCGCGGCTGGAGGTGGGGACGGACAGCCGGGTCGTCGTGGACCTGGAGAACGGGGGCATCCGCGAAGTCCCGGCCGGTGAGCCGGGGGAACCGGGCGCCAGGACGCTGCCCGGCGACCTCCCTCTCGGCTACCACACCCTTCGGGCGACCTCGGCCGACGGGTGGGTGAGCACGCCGCTGATCGTGGTCCCGGACAGCATCCCGACGCCGGAGCGACGCGGGTGGGGCTTCGCCACGCAGCTGTACTCGGTCCTCTCCGACCGCTCCTGGGGAATGGGAGACCTGGGCGATCTGAAGAGCCTGGCCCGCTGGTCGGGCAGCGCACTCGGAGCGGACTTCGTCCTGGTCAATCCGCTGCACGCGATGCTCCCGGCCGCGTCCTCGGACCACTCCCCCTACTGGCCGTCCAGCAGGTATTTCGCGGACCCGGTGCACCTGAGGGTCGACACCGTGCCGGAGTACACGGCTCTGACGGGCGAGGACAAGGCCACGGTGGACGGACTGGCCGAACGAGCCGATCGCGTGCGGGAACGCGTGCTGTCCGGGGCCGATCTGATCGACCGTGACGTCGTGTGGCAGCTCAAGCGTGCGGCCCTGCAGCTCCTGCATCGGGTGCCGCCGACCTCCGAACACCTGCGCTCCTACCGCGAGTACGTCGCCCGGGAGGGCCAGGAGCTGACGGACTTCGCGACCGCGCGCGCACTGGCCGAGGTGTACGGGCCCGACTGGCGCACCTGGCCCGGTCCGCTGCGCCACCCCTCGTCGCTCGCCGTCCGGGCAGAGCGGGAGAGGCTGGCCCGGGAGGTGGAGTTCCACCGCTGGCTCGCCTGGCTCGTGGACGGTCAGCTGGCGGACGCCCAGGCGGCCGCGGAAGAGGCCGGGATGTCGGTGGGCGTGGTGCACGACCTCGCCGTAGGGGTGCACCCGGGGGGTGCGGAAGCCTGGGCCCTGCAGGACTGCCTCGCGACGGGGGTCACCGCGGGCGCTCCGCCGGACGCGTTCAGTGCCCAGGGCCAGAACTGGCGACTGCCGCCCTGGCGACCGGACGCACTGGCCCGGACCGGCTATGCGGCCTACGCCGGGCTGCTCCGCCGAGTCTTCCGGCACGCGGGCGCGGTACGCCTCGACCACGTCATGGGGCTCTTCCGGCTGTGGTGGATCCCCGAGGGCTCGGCCGTCGGGGAAGGGACGTACGTCCGCTACGACCCCGAAGCGATGCTGGGGGTGCTGGCTCTGGAGGCCCTCCGGGCGGGTGTGTACGTGATCGGCGAGGACCTCGGCACCGTCGAGTCCGGCGTGCGTGACGCACTCGCCGCACGTGGCGTGCTGGGAACGTCGGTCCTCTGGTTGACGCGTGAGAGCACGGCCTCCGGTGAGGAGGACCCGCACGGCGCGATCGTGCCCGCACACCGCTGGCGTCGACAGTGCCTCGCCACCCTCACCACGCACGACCTGCCCAGCTCGGCCTCCTGGCTCAGCGGGGACCACGTGGAGCTGCGCCACCGGCACGGCCTGCTGTCCGGGCCTCTCGCCGAGGAACAGCAGGCCGCCGACCTGCTGCGCCGGACCTGGCTGGACGAGGTCGCCCGAGCGGGCTGTGCCACCGAGGACGCGGACGGCGCCATCGCCCGTCTGGTCTCCCTGCACCGCTACCTGGCGCGCACGCCGTCCGTCCTGCTGGCGGCCTGGTTGCCGGACGTCGTCGGAGACGTGCGGAGCCCGAACCTCCCCGGTACGTCGGGCTCGTACCCGAACTGGCAACTGCCGGTCTCGGATACGCACGGCCGACCCGTCACACTCGACCGGCTGAGCACCGCGCCCCTGGCCCGTGAGCTGGCCGCCGCCCTCGCACCCGCTGCTTCGACCGGGGGCTCCCGGTGA
- a CDS encoding glucose-1-phosphate thymidylyltransferase yields MKALVLAGGTGSRLRPLTHTMAKQLIPLANKSVILYGIEAIVAAGIREIGVVVGGAARELRDVIGDGSRFGARVTYLVQEEPLGLAHAVRVARGWLGEDDFLMYLGDNYLSSGIADLMAQYRAERQVRRGTGSPLRPADAWILLAKVADPTRFGIAELAGNGTVARMEEKPAAPSSDLAVVGVYLFTPAVHEAVAAIEVSARGELEITDAVQRLIDSGRTVRGSLVTGYWKDTGKVDDLLEANNAVLEDVERSVHGDVDEDSEVIGRVRIAKGASIVRSRVVGPAVIGADVHVRDSVIGPFTSVADGCRITGSAVRSSILLDGVRIDGAGPVEGSLLGRHACVSGPGPGPRPQRLVLGDHSSILLAG; encoded by the coding sequence GTGAAGGCACTCGTGCTGGCGGGCGGCACCGGAAGCCGGCTGCGTCCGCTCACCCACACCATGGCCAAGCAGCTGATCCCGCTGGCCAACAAGTCAGTGATCCTGTACGGCATCGAGGCGATCGTCGCGGCCGGGATCCGCGAGATCGGCGTGGTGGTCGGTGGAGCGGCTCGTGAGCTGAGGGACGTCATCGGTGACGGATCACGGTTCGGCGCCCGGGTCACCTACCTGGTCCAGGAGGAGCCGTTGGGACTGGCCCACGCGGTGCGGGTGGCGCGCGGCTGGCTCGGCGAAGACGACTTTCTGATGTACCTCGGGGACAACTACTTGTCGAGCGGCATCGCGGACCTCATGGCGCAGTACCGCGCCGAGCGGCAGGTCCGGCGGGGAACGGGCTCGCCGCTGCGCCCCGCCGACGCGTGGATCCTGCTGGCCAAGGTCGCGGACCCCACGCGGTTCGGCATCGCCGAGCTGGCGGGGAACGGGACGGTTGCGCGCATGGAGGAGAAGCCGGCGGCGCCCAGCAGTGACCTGGCGGTCGTGGGCGTCTACCTCTTCACCCCCGCCGTGCACGAAGCGGTGGCGGCCATCGAGGTATCGGCACGCGGCGAGCTGGAGATCACCGATGCCGTGCAGCGGCTGATCGACTCCGGGAGGACGGTCCGCGGGTCGCTGGTGACCGGCTACTGGAAGGACACCGGCAAGGTCGACGACCTGCTGGAAGCCAACAACGCCGTACTGGAGGACGTCGAGAGGTCGGTGCACGGCGATGTGGACGAGGACAGCGAGGTCATCGGGCGGGTGCGCATCGCGAAGGGCGCGTCGATCGTCCGGTCACGCGTCGTGGGCCCCGCCGTCATCGGTGCGGACGTCCACGTGCGCGACTCGGTCATCGGCCCCTTCACCTCGGTGGCCGACGGTTGTCGGATCACGGGGAGCGCCGTGCGCTCGTCCATCCTCCTGGACGGCGTACGCATCGACGGCGCCGGCCCGGTCGAGGGCTCGCTGCTCGGGCGGCACGCATGCGTGTCGGGCCCGGGGCCGGGGCCCCGTCCACAGCGGCTGGTGCTCGGCGATCACAGCAGCATCCTGCTCGCCGGCTGA
- the rfbB gene encoding dTDP-glucose 4,6-dehydratase, giving the protein MKILVTGGAGFIGSQFVRSLCASGEGTDAPPTTVTVLDALTYAGNRANLAPLAGDPRLVFVQGDILDAGLVDKLMAGHDAVVHFAAESHVDRSIAAGHAFVATNVLGLHTLLQAAVRHGPRTFVHVSTDEVYGTIPSGSWTEEQPLAPSSPYAASKAGADLLALSYHRTHGLDVRITRCSNNYGPHQFPEKLIPRFVTRLLDGHKVPLYGDGHHVRDWLHVEDHCRAVRLVLERGRPGEVYNVGGGTELSNRKLTQRLLDLCGADWSSVEHVADRKGHDARYSVDWSKIRCELGYAPRRSFAEGLAETVSWYRENRSWWERPDPSGPHPSLCAVERNR; this is encoded by the coding sequence ATGAAGATCCTCGTCACGGGAGGAGCCGGTTTCATCGGCTCGCAGTTCGTCCGTTCCCTGTGCGCCTCGGGCGAAGGCACGGACGCGCCGCCGACCACGGTGACCGTTCTGGACGCCCTGACCTACGCGGGCAATCGCGCCAACCTCGCACCGTTGGCCGGTGATCCACGGCTTGTGTTCGTCCAGGGAGACATCCTCGACGCCGGCCTGGTCGACAAGCTCATGGCCGGCCACGACGCCGTCGTGCACTTCGCCGCCGAGTCACACGTCGACCGCTCGATCGCCGCGGGGCACGCCTTCGTCGCCACCAACGTTCTCGGGCTGCACACCTTGCTGCAGGCGGCCGTCAGGCACGGACCGCGCACCTTCGTGCACGTGTCGACCGACGAGGTGTACGGGACGATCCCGTCCGGCTCCTGGACGGAGGAGCAGCCCCTCGCGCCCAGCTCCCCCTACGCGGCGTCGAAGGCGGGCGCGGACCTCCTGGCGCTGTCGTACCACCGGACACACGGCCTGGACGTACGGATCACCCGCTGCTCCAACAACTACGGGCCCCACCAGTTCCCGGAGAAGCTGATCCCCCGCTTCGTCACCCGTCTCCTCGACGGACACAAGGTTCCTCTCTACGGCGACGGCCACCACGTGCGGGACTGGTTGCACGTCGAAGACCACTGCCGTGCCGTCCGCCTCGTCCTGGAACGCGGAAGGCCGGGCGAGGTCTACAACGTCGGCGGCGGCACCGAACTGTCCAACAGGAAGCTCACGCAGCGGCTGCTGGATCTGTGCGGCGCCGACTGGAGCAGCGTGGAACACGTGGCCGACCGCAAGGGCCACGACGCCCGGTACAGCGTCGACTGGTCCAAGATCCGGTGCGAGCTGGGGTACGCGCCGCGGCGCTCCTTCGCGGAGGGCCTGGCCGAGACGGTGTCGTGGTACCGCGAGAACCGCTCCTGGTGGGAGCGCCCGGATCCGTCCGGTCCCCACCCGTCCCTGTGTGCTGTGGAGAGGAACAGGTGA
- a CDS encoding glycogen synthase: protein MRCLYLCQELAPYFVEGGLGQAARALPELLHRHHGLDHTLLIPYYPRLVDEQGLRTETVARLPAVTAGDAATVERLVGHDGSCEVFLLRSDRWYDREGIYRDDRYVEFPDAAARAAFYGRAAAQWVRGSGRSYDLVHGNDWQSGPALAHLRHLRGGRGRPALLMNVHNGEYRGDVSPRQVARLGLPEEFAARLLDKAQGSPSLLLAGLLAADAATTGSPGYARELAEAFAGTALGDALEPLRMEGIVAGVDRRVWDPASPGSLAVAYDGREVAEGKQANKRLLQCRTGLDADPHIPLFAVCARLVPDKGIDLVCAALGPLLTSGRAQLAVVGTGDAEYLKVLADLQHHAPRAVHHTPRFDQEHASLVYAGADFTLMPSRVEPCGLNQLIAMAYGTIPLVSTVGGLRDTVTDLRDDPTKGTGFHFAALTSDAVGHTVDHAVRWLAEHPGEVARTRRRAMSHDWSWERTARQTARLYERVVAGG, encoded by the coding sequence GTGAGATGCCTCTATCTGTGCCAGGAGCTGGCACCGTATTTCGTGGAGGGCGGTCTCGGCCAGGCCGCGCGGGCGCTGCCGGAACTCCTGCACCGCCACCACGGCCTGGACCACACTCTGCTGATCCCCTATTATCCGCGGCTCGTCGACGAGCAGGGCCTGCGCACGGAGACGGTCGCCCGACTCCCCGCCGTGACGGCCGGCGACGCGGCAACGGTGGAGCGGCTGGTCGGCCACGACGGTTCCTGCGAGGTCTTCCTGCTGCGGTCCGACCGCTGGTACGACCGGGAAGGCATCTACCGCGACGACCGGTACGTGGAGTTCCCGGACGCCGCCGCACGGGCCGCCTTCTACGGAAGAGCGGCAGCACAGTGGGTACGCGGATCCGGGCGGTCCTACGATCTGGTCCACGGCAACGACTGGCAGTCCGGACCGGCTCTGGCGCACCTGCGCCATCTGCGGGGCGGGCGAGGACGGCCCGCTCTGCTGATGAACGTGCACAACGGCGAGTACCGGGGCGATGTGTCCCCGCGGCAGGTGGCGCGGCTGGGCCTGCCGGAGGAGTTCGCCGCACGGCTCCTCGACAAGGCGCAGGGCAGTCCGAGCCTGTTGCTGGCCGGCCTGCTGGCAGCGGACGCGGCCACGACGGGGAGCCCCGGCTACGCCCGCGAGCTCGCCGAGGCGTTCGCGGGCACGGCGCTCGGTGACGCGCTGGAGCCGCTGCGCATGGAAGGCATCGTGGCCGGCGTGGACCGCAGGGTCTGGGACCCGGCTTCCCCCGGCTCTCTCGCTGTTGCGTACGACGGCCGTGAGGTGGCGGAGGGCAAGCAGGCCAACAAGCGTCTGCTGCAATGCCGTACGGGCCTGGACGCCGATCCGCACATCCCCTTGTTCGCGGTCTGCGCCCGGCTCGTCCCCGACAAGGGCATCGATCTCGTATGCGCCGCCCTCGGCCCGCTCCTCACCAGCGGGCGCGCGCAGTTGGCCGTCGTCGGAACAGGCGACGCCGAGTACCTCAAGGTTCTCGCGGACCTCCAGCATCACGCTCCGCGGGCCGTCCACCACACCCCGCGCTTCGACCAGGAGCACGCCTCCCTGGTCTACGCGGGCGCCGACTTCACGCTCATGCCGTCGCGCGTCGAGCCGTGTGGCCTCAACCAGTTGATCGCCATGGCCTACGGCACCATCCCGCTGGTCAGCACGGTCGGCGGCCTACGGGACACAGTGACCGACCTGCGGGACGACCCGACGAAGGGCACAGGGTTCCACTTCGCGGCGCTCACCTCGGACGCGGTCGGGCACACCGTGGACCACGCGGTGAGGTGGCTGGCCGAACACCCCGGCGAGGTGGCCCGGACCCGGCGGCGGGCGATGTCCCACGACTGGTCCTGGGAGCGTACGGCCCGGCAGACCGCGCGACTCTACGAACGCGTGGTGGCGGGTGGCTGA
- a CDS encoding SIS domain-containing protein: protein MDSTHQRTAHMYGYLTGIRRAVDELSLTELLGVAELLEEVYLSGRTVFTCGNGGSAATASHFAVDLAKNTRRPGAAPMRVYSLVDHVPAITAWANDVGYESVFSGQLSGLAEEGDVLVGITTSGNSPNVLEALRLARELGVRTVGLLGPVADKAVALSDRYVKARVGSIEEQEDIHMMIAHILTRHMRDFVTARPTEPALTAGRVR from the coding sequence ATGGACAGCACCCATCAGCGCACCGCCCACATGTACGGCTACCTGACGGGCATACGGCGGGCGGTCGATGAGCTCTCTCTCACCGAACTCCTCGGCGTGGCAGAGCTGTTGGAGGAGGTGTACCTCTCCGGACGGACCGTCTTCACCTGCGGGAACGGCGGGAGCGCGGCCACGGCATCGCACTTCGCGGTCGATCTGGCGAAGAACACCCGGCGGCCCGGTGCCGCGCCGATGCGCGTGTACTCACTCGTCGACCACGTGCCGGCGATCACCGCGTGGGCCAACGACGTCGGATACGAGTCGGTCTTCAGCGGTCAGCTCTCGGGACTGGCGGAAGAGGGCGATGTCCTCGTCGGCATCACCACCAGCGGCAACTCCCCCAATGTGCTGGAGGCACTGCGGCTCGCCCGTGAACTCGGTGTCCGGACCGTGGGACTGCTCGGCCCGGTCGCCGACAAGGCCGTCGCCCTGAGCGACCGCTACGTGAAGGCCCGCGTCGGCTCGATCGAGGAGCAGGAGGACATCCACATGATGATCGCGCACATTCTGACCCGGCACATGCGCGACTTCGTCACGGCGCGCCCCACCGAGCCCGCCCTCACCGCGGGAAGAGTCCGTTGA
- the galT gene encoding galactose-1-phosphate uridylyltransferase produces the protein MHRTSATLTDGRHIHYYDEQPGRTRADVRHAPVPTPVPSSSLRRDPTTREWILMAPHRRGRSAAGPHCPLCTDAPPEAAEVPGGAYDVAVFDNRFPALGGPHPTGPADGSGLLASAPAPGRCEVISYSSDHATPLARLPLSRVRTVVDAWADRTRELNRVDGVEQVVCFENRGAQVGASLDHPHGQIYAYPWVPDRFRRMQETARQERARGEGCVFCRVLEAEEHEGSRVVARSARWTAFVPFAARWPFEVHLYARRHVPDLSALQEEERDDLCDIYRSVLRRFETVADRPLPYMAVWVQAPARHDRELAHLRAQVFSDHWDSGSVKRMAAGELGAGAFVSETDPERAAEALRRAPVTA, from the coding sequence GTGCACCGCACCAGCGCGACGCTGACGGACGGACGGCACATCCACTACTACGACGAGCAGCCGGGGCGTACCCGAGCGGACGTACGCCACGCGCCCGTGCCGACGCCGGTCCCCTCCTCGTCACTGCGTCGCGATCCGACGACGCGCGAGTGGATTCTGATGGCGCCGCACCGACGCGGACGGTCGGCCGCCGGTCCGCACTGCCCCCTGTGCACCGACGCGCCCCCCGAGGCGGCGGAAGTACCGGGAGGCGCTTACGACGTGGCGGTTTTCGACAACCGTTTCCCCGCTCTCGGCGGCCCGCACCCGACCGGGCCGGCGGACGGCTCCGGGCTGCTCGCCAGTGCCCCGGCACCGGGACGCTGCGAGGTGATCTCGTACAGCAGTGACCACGCCACCCCACTGGCCCGGCTGCCGCTGTCCCGGGTCCGCACCGTGGTGGACGCGTGGGCGGACCGCACGCGGGAGCTCAACCGGGTCGACGGGGTGGAGCAGGTCGTGTGCTTCGAGAACAGGGGCGCGCAGGTCGGGGCCAGTCTGGACCATCCCCACGGGCAGATATACGCCTACCCGTGGGTTCCCGACCGGTTCCGGCGCATGCAGGAGACGGCGCGGCAGGAGCGTGCGCGCGGAGAGGGCTGTGTGTTCTGCAGGGTCCTGGAAGCCGAGGAACACGAGGGAAGCCGCGTCGTGGCGCGCTCTGCCCGATGGACGGCGTTCGTGCCGTTCGCGGCCCGGTGGCCGTTCGAGGTGCACCTCTACGCACGACGGCACGTACCGGACCTCTCCGCGCTCCAGGAGGAAGAACGCGACGACCTCTGCGACATCTACCGCTCCGTGCTGCGACGCTTCGAGACGGTGGCCGACCGGCCGTTGCCGTACATGGCGGTGTGGGTTCAGGCACCGGCCCGCCACGACCGTGAGCTGGCCCATCTGCGGGCACAGGTGTTCTCCGACCACTGGGACTCCGGGTCGGTCAAACGGATGGCCGCCGGTGAGCTGGGAGCGGGAGCCTTCGTGAGCGAGACGGACCCCGAGCGAGCGGCTGAGGCGCTCAGGCGGGCACCGGTGACGGCATGA
- a CDS encoding MFS transporter has translation MSPYRNLFSRKGSFSFTAAGFLARLPLSMYGISTVVMIATVRDSYALAGLVAGTSLLAAVLVVPRISRLIDRHGQSRVAVPATVFSVVFSVLQVACVRYGAPDWTLFATAVLSATAPNVGGMVRARWAEALKDEPDAMHTANALEQVLDEVGFIAGPILSVALCTTLFPEAGVLGASALTLGGTLLLTAQRRTEPPVHEPDAGQASSPLRNRGLQIMILTFLLTGAIFGSAELVTVAYTEALGHASSSGWALALLALGSAVAGLAFGALTVTVRQTTQFLIGVAAMAALMLPLLLADGLPSLAILMFVAGMATAPTMITGMTLVQQLVPAAQINEGMALAVTGLLGGNALGSAVAGRVVEWQGAETGYWIPCGAAVLALVAVLAGMRTLTRQVAASTGGTEGAEERQAMEQR, from the coding sequence TTGTCCCCATACCGCAACTTGTTCTCCCGCAAGGGGAGTTTCTCCTTCACCGCAGCCGGCTTCCTGGCCCGGTTGCCGCTGTCCATGTACGGCATCAGCACCGTGGTGATGATCGCGACCGTGCGCGACTCGTACGCGCTCGCCGGACTGGTCGCAGGGACCAGTCTCCTCGCCGCCGTGCTGGTCGTGCCGAGGATCAGCCGTCTGATCGACCGTCATGGACAAAGTCGCGTGGCCGTTCCGGCCACCGTGTTCTCGGTGGTCTTCTCCGTGCTGCAGGTGGCCTGTGTGCGGTACGGAGCTCCGGACTGGACGCTCTTCGCCACCGCTGTCCTGTCGGCGACCGCGCCCAACGTGGGAGGTATGGTCCGGGCGCGCTGGGCGGAAGCCCTCAAGGACGAACCCGACGCCATGCACACGGCGAACGCGCTGGAACAGGTCCTCGACGAGGTGGGTTTCATCGCCGGCCCGATCCTGTCCGTCGCCCTGTGCACGACGCTCTTTCCCGAAGCGGGAGTCCTGGGGGCGAGCGCCCTGACTCTGGGCGGCACACTGCTGCTCACCGCGCAGCGCAGGACGGAGCCGCCGGTCCACGAGCCGGACGCCGGTCAGGCGTCCTCGCCGCTGCGCAACCGAGGGCTTCAGATCATGATCCTCACCTTCCTCCTCACCGGAGCGATCTTCGGGTCCGCCGAACTCGTCACGGTCGCGTACACCGAGGCTCTCGGCCACGCCTCGTCGTCGGGGTGGGCGCTCGCCCTGCTGGCCCTCGGCTCGGCCGTCGCCGGGCTCGCCTTCGGCGCGCTCACCGTCACGGTCCGGCAGACCACGCAGTTCCTGATCGGAGTGGCCGCGATGGCGGCACTGATGCTGCCGCTGCTGCTGGCCGACGGACTGCCGTCGCTCGCGATACTGATGTTCGTCGCCGGCATGGCGACGGCACCCACGATGATCACGGGCATGACATTGGTCCAGCAGCTGGTGCCGGCGGCGCAGATCAACGAGGGCATGGCGCTGGCCGTGACGGGCTTGCTGGGCGGTAACGCCCTGGGGTCGGCCGTGGCCGGTCGTGTCGTCGAGTGGCAGGGCGCCGAGACGGGTTACTGGATTCCCTGCGGTGCCGCCGTCCTGGCGCTGGTGGCCGTCCTGGCCGGGATGAGGACGCTGACCCGCCAAGTGGCGGCGAGCACGGGCGGCACCGAAGGCGCCGAGGAACGGCAGGCCATGGAACAGCGCTGA
- a CDS encoding HAD family hydrolase, with protein sequence MTSVRMVRADRGSRTPRARKPAVFLDRDGTLTEPRHYPSRPSDLVLQPGIGPWLRALREHHGAALVVVTNQSGLARGMFTGLDLAAMHRHLRTELTAVDVELDAIYTCPHHVDGVVTGLARSCSCRKPEPGLLLRAAAELRLDLSRSWMIGDFATDVEAGNRAGCRTAWVGPRAAVTATTGELPVPTLRSATTAEALQAICRDLDV encoded by the coding sequence ATGACCTCCGTCCGCATGGTGCGGGCCGACCGCGGGAGCCGCACACCGCGTGCGCGCAAGCCGGCGGTCTTCCTCGATCGCGACGGAACACTCACAGAACCACGGCACTATCCGAGCCGGCCGTCGGATCTCGTCCTGCAGCCGGGAATCGGTCCTTGGCTGCGGGCCCTGAGGGAACACCACGGTGCGGCTCTGGTGGTCGTCACCAACCAGTCCGGGCTCGCCCGCGGCATGTTCACCGGCCTGGACCTGGCGGCGATGCACCGCCACCTGCGGACGGAGCTCACGGCCGTCGACGTGGAGCTGGACGCGATCTACACCTGCCCGCACCACGTCGACGGCGTGGTGACCGGGCTGGCGCGGAGCTGCTCCTGCCGCAAACCGGAGCCCGGGCTGCTGCTCCGTGCCGCGGCGGAGCTGCGCCTGGACCTCTCCCGGTCGTGGATGATCGGCGACTTCGCCACTGACGTCGAGGCGGGCAACCGCGCCGGCTGCCGGACGGCGTGGGTCGGGCCAAGGGCGGCTGTCACGGCAACGACCGGAGAGCTGCCGGTGCCGACACTGCGCAGTGCGACCACAGCGGAAGCCCTGCAGGCGATCTGCCGCGACCTCGACGTCTGA
- a CDS encoding ATP-grasp domain-containing protein has translation MTFTRRLKRALTGDPEARFVYLNNFEVERVWGQSEPGLPGSGFSFSGATVNRMEEVGVLHADVNDMVVLKAPVDEEYLAYLQSLDAARGQRLTVENNVPNRSVTQDALASPRLLEHLRGLDDGHTFLAPLGISPDEERLSEVTGLPLSGPSAAVCRHVNGKIFSRELVDDTGLTRVPGAVCRTYEELEEAIAAHLGEGSRVVVKESLGVSGRGMVVLDGRRRADQLLRMLARRGRQAPVSLVVEEWIDKRSDLNYQFTVDRDGATRFETVKTALTQDGVHRGHRFPPDLRPDEVEDLRSASAVIGKRLADEGYYGLVGVDAMLGTDGTLYPCLEINARFNMATYQNRVAETLFGPAQHALATVIHLRPTRTYAFSEVSRALGTLLYRSPGGTGVLINNYATLNAAVTPGKRSAGRLYAICVADTPADAEELRSAAEQALLEMVNQ, from the coding sequence ATGACGTTCACCCGAAGGCTCAAGCGGGCGTTGACGGGCGACCCCGAAGCGCGATTCGTCTACCTCAACAACTTCGAGGTCGAACGCGTCTGGGGGCAGAGCGAGCCCGGACTTCCGGGGTCGGGGTTCAGTTTCTCCGGTGCCACCGTCAACCGGATGGAGGAAGTCGGAGTCCTCCACGCCGACGTGAACGACATGGTCGTACTCAAAGCGCCCGTGGACGAGGAGTATCTGGCCTACCTCCAGTCGCTCGACGCCGCGCGGGGGCAGCGGCTGACCGTCGAGAACAACGTGCCGAACCGCTCCGTCACCCAGGACGCCCTGGCCTCCCCGCGGCTGCTGGAACATCTGCGCGGTCTCGATGACGGTCACACGTTTCTGGCACCGCTCGGCATCTCGCCCGACGAAGAGCGGCTCTCCGAAGTCACCGGACTCCCGCTGTCCGGGCCGTCGGCAGCGGTGTGCAGGCACGTCAACGGCAAGATCTTCAGCCGTGAGCTGGTGGACGACACCGGCTTGACCAGGGTGCCGGGCGCGGTGTGCCGCACGTACGAGGAACTGGAAGAGGCGATCGCCGCCCATCTCGGCGAAGGGTCACGGGTGGTGGTCAAGGAGTCCCTCGGAGTGTCGGGCCGAGGCATGGTCGTGCTGGACGGCCGTCGCCGCGCGGACCAACTGCTGCGGATGCTGGCTCGCCGGGGGAGGCAGGCTCCGGTCTCGCTGGTCGTGGAGGAGTGGATCGACAAGCGGTCGGATCTCAACTACCAGTTCACCGTGGACCGCGACGGCGCGACCCGGTTCGAGACGGTCAAGACGGCGCTGACGCAAGACGGCGTCCACCGCGGCCACCGCTTCCCACCGGACCTGCGGCCTGACGAGGTGGAAGACCTCCGCTCGGCCTCCGCGGTCATCGGAAAGCGGCTTGCCGACGAGGGCTACTACGGTCTGGTCGGGGTGGACGCCATGCTCGGCACCGACGGCACGCTCTACCCGTGCCTCGAGATCAATGCCCGCTTCAACATGGCGACCTATCAGAACCGCGTCGCCGAGACGCTGTTCGGCCCCGCGCAACATGCGCTGGCCACGGTCATCCATCTGCGCCCGACCCGCACGTATGCGTTCAGCGAGGTCAGCCGGGCTCTCGGCACACTGCTGTACCGGAGCCCCGGAGGAACCGGCGTACTGATCAACAACTACGCGACCCTGAACGCGGCTGTCACCCCGGGAAAGAGGTCCGCCGGGCGGCTCTATGCCATCTGCGTCGCGGACACCCCCGCCGACGCCGAGGAACTACGGAGCGCCGCCGAGCAGGCACTCCTCGAAATGGTGAATCAGTGA